Proteins from a genomic interval of Gossypium hirsutum isolate 1008001.06 chromosome A09, Gossypium_hirsutum_v2.1, whole genome shotgun sequence:
- the LOC107889045 gene encoding UDP-D-apiose/UDP-D-xylose synthase 2-like, with translation MATRTDLDGRPIKPLTICMIGAGGFIGSHLCEKLMSETPHKVLALDVYNDKIKHLLEPDSLPWAGRIQFHRLNIKHDSRLEGLIKMADLTINLAAICTPADYNTRPLDTIYSNFIDALPVVKYCSENNKRLIHFSTCEVYGKTIGSFLPKDSPLRQDPAYYVLKEDTSPCIFGSIEKQRWSYACAKQLIERLIYAEGAETGLEFTIVRPFNWIGPRMDFIPGIDGPSEGVPRVLACFSNNLLRREPLKLVDGGESQRTFIYIKDAIEAVLLMIENPDRANGHIFNVGNPNNEVTVRQLAEMMTKVYAKVSGETVLESPTVDVSSKEFYGEGYDDSDKRIPDMTIINKQLGWNPKTSLWDLLESTLTYQHRTYAEAIKKSIAKPSAS, from the exons ATGGCTACGAGAACGGATCTTGATGGGAGGCCAATAAAGCCGTTGACGATATGCATGATCGGCGCCGGAGGCTTCATCGGCTCCCACCTTTGCGAGAAATTGATGTCGGAGACGCCGCACAAGGTGCTCGCCTTGGACGTTTACAATGACAAGATCAAGCATCTCCTCGAGCCTGACTCTCTCCCTTGGGCTGGCCGTATTCAGTTCCACCGACTTAACATTAAGCACGATTCTAGGCTCGAAGGCCTCATCAAGATGGCAGATCTC ACGATAAATCTTGCTGCCATATGTACTCCGGCAGATTATAATACGCGTCCACTAGACACGATTTACAGCAATTTTATTGATGCACTTCCTGTG GTGAAGTACTGTTCAGAGAACAACAAGCGTCTGATTCACTTCTCTACTTGTGAAGTGTATGGAAAAACTATTGGAAGCTTTCTTCCTAAAGATTCTCCTCTCCGTCAG GATCCTGCCTACTATGTTCTTAAGGAAGATACTTCCCCCTGCATTTTTGGTTCAATTGAGAAACAGAGGTGGTCCTATGCATGTGCTAAGCAGTTGATTGAGAGGCTCATTTATG CTGAAGGGGCAGAGACTGGGCTCGAGTTCACTATTGTGAGGCCTTTTAACTGGATTGGACCCAGGATGGATTTCATTCCTGGTATTGATGGTCCTAGTGAGGGAGTTCCCAGAGTTCTTGCATGCTTTAGTAAT AATCTCCTACGTCGTGAACCACTTAAGCTTGTGGATGGTGGCGAATCTCAGAGAACttttatatacataaaggatgctATTGAAGCTGTTCTCTTGATGATT GAAAATCCAGATAGGGCCAATGGCCATATTTTCAATGTGGGTAACCCGAACAATGAAGTCACAGTTAGGCAACTTGCTGAAATGATGACTAAG GTCTATGCCAAGGTTAGTGGAGAAACTGTGCTGGAGTCTCCAACAGTTGATGTCAGCTCCAAGGAATTTTATGGTGAGGGTTATGATGATAGTGACAAGAGAATTCCAGACATGACCATAATAAACAAACAACTCG GTTGGAACCCCAAGACATCCCTTTGGGACTTGCTCGAATCTACCCTAACCTACCAACACAGGACTTATGCCGAGGCTATTAAGAAATCCATAGCAAAACCTTCTGCATCCTAA
- the LOC107889044 gene encoding non-specific lipid-transfer protein-like, which yields MASTMSVKLAWVMVLCLIVGAPLAKGAISCGQVISTLTPCIPYVRNNGAVGVPAPCCNGIRSLNAAAQSTPERQSACNCVKALAASISGINYDLTNKLPGMCGVHSPFKISPSTNCKSVK from the exons ATGGCTAGCACTATGTCCGTCAAGCTTGCATGGGTTATGGTCTTGTGCTTGATTGTGGGTGCACCCCTGGCTAAAGGGGCCATAAGTTGTGGCCAAGTTATATCAACCTTGACACCCTGCATTCCCTACGTGAGAAACAACGGTGCTGTTGGCGTGCCTGCACCTTGCTGCAATGGGATCAGATCTCTCAACGCGGCTGCCCAATCAACTCCAGAGCGCCAATCAGCTTGCAACTGCGTCAAAGCATTAGCTGCCAGCATTTCTGGCATCAACTATGACCTTACGAACAAACTCCCAGGCATGTGTGGGGTGCACAGCCCTTTCAAGATCAGCCCCAGCACTAACTGCAAAAG TGTCAAGTGA
- the LOC107890271 gene encoding non-specific lipid-transfer protein-like — protein MASTMALKLACGVVLCLVVGAPLAEGAISCGQVISALAPCIPYVRNNGAGGVPAPCCNGIRSLNAAAQSTPERQSACSCVKALAASISGINYDLTNKLPGMCGVHSPFKISPSTNCKSVK, from the exons ATGGCTAGCACTATGGCCCTCAAGCTTGCATGTGGTGTGGTCTTGTGCTTGGTTGTGGGTGCACCCCTGGCTGAAGGGGCCATAAGTTGTGGCCAAGTCATATCAGCCTTGGCACCCTGCATTCCTTACGTGAGAAACAACGGTGCTGGTGGCGTGCCTGCACCTTGCTGCAATGGGATCAGATCTCTCAACGCGGCTGCCCAATCAACTCCAGAGCGCCAATCAGCTTGCAGCTGCGTCAAAGCATTAGCTGCCAGCATTTCTGGCATCAACTATGACCTTACGAACAAACTCCCAGGCATGTGTGGGGTGCACAGCCCTTTCAAGATCAGCCCCAGCACTAACTGCAAAAG TGTCAAGTGA